CAGCGGCCCATCATCCCAGACGAAGCCGTATTGGAGGGTCGGCAGGTAGAGCAGCAACGCCGCCAGCGCCGCAGCGCCGAAGACCAGCCACGGTTTCGGTCGCCCGGACCCGCGCTTGATGCCGGTCTGCGTTCTCTCCGAAGACGGTTTCCGGGTGGCCTGCACGCGCTATTCTATGCCGTTACCACGGTTCTGCAAGACGGAAAGCAGCCGCCCGGCAGCATACCGACTTGATTCAAACCACCGCGGTCGGATGAGCCAGACGCCTAGCGCTGATCGTCTTCCAACATTGCCGCCGAATCCGGCAGGCCGGCGGCCTGGTAGGCCGCGGCGAGATTGGCGCGCGCGCCCGCGAAGTCCGGCTTGAGCCGGAGCGCGGCTTTCAGGCAGGTGATTGCCTGCCTGAAGTCTCCGCTCTGCATGTAGGCATACCCGAGGTTGTTAAGCGTCATCTCCGAATTCGGTTCGAGCCGGAGCGCCTCCCTGTACTCAGCGATGGCCGAATCCAGCTCGCCATGCTGCCTGAGCATCAGCGCGAGGTCGTTCCTCACCTCCGGCGACTCAGGCCGAAGCCGTACGACCTCACGGAACTCATGAATCGCGGCCGTCAGGTCTCCCTGGTTGATCAGAGCAAAGGCAAGGGCGATGTGCGGTCCCGCGTAGTTCGAGTCGATGCTCACTGCCGAGCGGAACTGCTCAATCGCTTCTTCAGTCCGGCCATCGCCGTTCAGCGCGTTGCCGTAGTTCAGGTGGCCGCCGGCTGATTCCGGCGCTTCCAGCACCATCGCGCGGGACAGCGTAAGTTCGTCGCGCCAGACCGGGTTGCGCCGGAGCGTCTGCACCGCGCATGCCGCCGTATACAGAAGAACCGCGCCAAGCACGACGCGGCCGGTGGACTGCTTCCGATGCGGCGTCGCGTACAGCGCCGCGAGCAAAATCACTGCCCCCGGTGCGGCCAGATAGAGCATCCTCCCCGCCGGCCCAAGAAAGACAAGATGCGCGAACGGCAGCAGGAACAGCACCATCCACGCATAGCCGTACCAGCCCAGGCGGACGGCTTCAGGATCAGACCGCAAGTTCTGCATTCCTCCGACCTCCGTCCTCCGTCTTCGGCGCCCGAGCCGAATCAGCGCGTACACCGGCAGGATGAGGAACGCGAGCCCCAGAATCGTGTACGCGGAGAAGCCGGTGAACGTCTCTGTCTTGACATATATCACCTTCTGGTTGAATGGGAGGAACAGGAGCTGCAACTGCTGCCCGAAGCTGTCGACGACGCGCAGCGGCGCAGTGACCAGCCAGTGCGTAACCGAACTCTCGAACGGGACCCGGGCGATACCGAGCCGGAGCAGGAGGTAGCAGGCAATCGGCAAGACTGCCGCAGCCAGCCAGGGCCATAGTCGGCGATACTGCGTCCGGTTCACGAAGAGCCATGCCGCCGCGACCGCGGCGAACACCAGCGATGATTCGAGGGCCAGCGTGCTGAGCAGCAGCGAGACACCGAACAGCAC
This portion of the bacterium genome encodes:
- a CDS encoding tetratricopeptide repeat protein, which gives rise to MQASRKPAPKKTQPGTKSRAGRPRPWLVFGVVALAALILYLPTLQYGFVWDDNTLVVNNPSLNRTNPIELFAKGFWNNQETEPSQSGMAYYRPLSNLSLYVDRKVWGLRPSGYHLTNVIVNSAVVLLVCLLLWELFGSVWLAGLGGLLVGIHPAMNCVVTFISNRTYLLALFFLLTGSYALLRGRRDRGRAWPVLFGVSLLLSTLALESSLVFAAVAAAWLFVNRTQYRRLWPWLAAAVLPIACYLLLRLGIARVPFESSVTHWLVTAPLRVVDSFGQQLQLLFLPFNQKVIYVKTETFTGFSAYTILGLAFLILPVYALIRLGRRRRRTEVGGMQNLRSDPEAVRLGWYGYAWMVLFLLPFAHLVFLGPAGRMLYLAAPGAVILLAALYATPHRKQSTGRVVLGAVLLYTAACAVQTLRRNPVWRDELTLSRAMVLEAPESAGGHLNYGNALNGDGRTEEAIEQFRSAVSIDSNYAGPHIALAFALINQGDLTAAIHEFREVVRLRPESPEVRNDLALMLRQHGELDSAIAEYREALRLEPNSEMTLNNLGYAYMQSGDFRQAITCLKAALRLKPDFAGARANLAAAYQAAGLPDSAAMLEDDQR